One Trichoderma asperellum chromosome 5, complete sequence genomic region harbors:
- the SEC23 gene encoding GTPase-activating protein S23, with protein sequence MDYEAVKEQWSEVEDRDGVRLSWNVFPSSRMEASRLVVPIGALFTPLKEKPETPLLQFEPVTCKQPCRSVLNPFCQVDVRARVWICPFCLSRNQLPPHYKDITANAIPPELHPANTTIEYRLSRPAPAPPLFLYVVDLCQEEDSLVALKESLVMSLSLLPENALVGLITYGTMAQVHEIGYEGCAKSYVFRGSKDYSAKTVQEMLGLTSHGPRPGVPPQAGRQMNVGSTSRFLLPVQQAEFQLTKVLESLQKDPWPTASDRRSLRCTGVALSVAIGLMESTFQNSGGRIMLFAGGPATEGPGMVVGPELREPIRSHHDIDRDNAKYYKKALKFYDNLAKRTAHNGHIIDIFAGCLDQVGLLEMKGLCNSTGGHMILTDSFTSSMFKQSFVRIFEKDGDDNLLMGFNAVLEVLTTKELKVTGLIGHAVSLNKKSVSVGETECGIGNTCSWKMCGIDPNSSYGIYFEVANQGPTTHQQAPQKGMMQFLTYYQHSSGQFHLRVTTIARNLSGPAGDPAIAQSFDQEAAAVLMSRIAVFKAEVDDGPDVLRWVDRMLIRLCSRFADYRKDDPTSFRLEKNFTLYPQFMFHLRRSQFLQVFNNSPDETAFYRHVLNHEDVSNSLVMIQPTLDSYTFDQDGGQPVLLDSASIQPTHILLLDTFFHILIFHGETIAEWRKAGYQDQEGYENFAALLEQPKEDARDLITDRFPLPRFIICDAGGSQARFLLSKLNPSTTHTTGAYGGVGATSAQTIFTDDVSLQTFMDHLMKLAVSGTN encoded by the exons ATGGACTACGAAGCTGTTAAAGAACAATGGAGCGAAGTGGAAGATCGTGATGGCGTTCGCCTGAGCTGGAATGTCTTTCCAAGCTCCCGAATG GAAGCCTCAAGGCTAGTTGTACCGATAGGCGCATTATTCACTCCTTTGAAAGAGAAGCCAGAGACGCCTCTGCTACAATTCGAGCCCGTCACATGCAAGCAGCCTTGTCGTTCGGTCCTCAACCCATTCTG TCAGGTGGATGTTCGTGCTCGTGTATGGATCTGCCCATTCTGCTTGTCAAGAAACCAGCTTCCGCCACATTACAAAGATATCACCGCGAATGCGATCCCACCAGAATTGCATCCTGCGAATACTACTATCGAATATAGGCTGTCAAGGCCTGCGCCTGCGCCGCCTCTGTTCCTATACGTTGTTGATTTATGCCAGGAGGAAGATAGTCTGGTTGCCTTGAAAGAGTCCCTAGTAATGAGCCTTAGCCTCCTTCCAGAAAATGCGCTGGTTGGGCTTATTACGTATGGTACAATG GCTCAAGTCCATGAAATTGGTTATGAGGGCTGCGCCAAGTCCTATGTCTTCCGTGGAAGTAAAGACTACTCTGCCAAAACTGTTCAGGAGATGCTCGGCCTGACGTCGCATGGCCCAAGACCTGGAGTGCCACCACAGGCAGGCCGCCAGATGAACGTTGGATCCACGTCAAGATTTCTGTTGCCGGTTCAGCAGGCTGAATTCCAACTTACTAAAGTTCTGGAGTCTCTGCAAAAAGACCCCTGGCCAACCGCCAGCGACCGGAGAAGCCTACGCTGCACTGGTGTTGCTTTGAGCGTTGCCATTGGCCTAATGGAGTCAACGTTTCAAAACTCTGGTGGTCGTATAATGCTGTTCGCCGGCGGGCCCGCAACCGAAGGACCTGGTATGGTTGTTGGCCCAGAACTAAGGGAGCCGATCCGTTCTCATCACGACATCGATCGCGATAACGCCAAGTACTACAAGAAGGCACTAAAG TTTTACGATAACTTAGCCAAGCGTACTGCCCATAATGGCCACATCATAGATATATTTGCAGGCTGTCTTGACCAAGTTGGTTTGCTTGAAATGAAGGGGCTCTGTAACTCAACAGGCGGTCATATGATTCTCACTGACAGCTTTACATCTTCAATGTTTAAACAATCATTTGTGCGCATTTTCGAGAAAGATGGCGACGATAACCTCCTGATGGGCTTCAACGCGGTACTTGAAGTACTGACAACTaaggagctcaaggtcaCTGGGCTGATTGGGCACGCAGTGTCCCTCAATAAAAAGTCAGTCTCTGTTGGCGAGACGGAGTGTGGTATCGGTAATACCTGTTCATGGAAGATGTGTGGCATCGATCCCAATTCCAGCTATGGTATCTATTTTGAAGTTGCAAATCAAGGGCCAACAACTCACCAACAAGCACCCCAAAAGGGGATGATGCAGTTCTTAACATATTATCAACATTCCTCGGGACAATTTCACCTTCGTGTGACGACTATTGCTAGGAATCTGAGCGGCCCTGCTGGAGATCCAGCCATCGCGCAATCCTTTgaccaagaagcagcagctgtgctGATGTCACGGATTGCTGTTTTCAAGGCTGAGGTTGATGATGGGCCCGATGTACTGCGCTGGGTGGATAGGATGTTGATCCGCCTTTGCTCAAGATTTGCAGACTATCGAAAGGATGACCCGACTTCATTCCGTTTGGAGAAGAACTTCACCCTATATCCTCAATTTATGTTCCATCTTCGCAGAAGCCAGTTTTTACAGGTTTTCAACAATTCGCCTGACGAAACTGCATTTTATCGTCACGTGTTAAACCACGAAGACGTTAGCAATTCCCTCGTCATGATTCAGCCGACTCTAGACTCATACACATTTGATCAGGACGGAGGCCAGCCTGTACTGCTTGACTCTGCGTCCATTCAGCCAACCCATATCCTTCTACTAGATACCTTCTTCCATATTCTCATTTTCCACGGTGAAACCATTGCCGAGTGGAGAAAGGCTGGCTACCAGGACCAAGAAGGCTATGAGAACTTTGCCGCTCTATTAGAACAACCAAAAGAAGACGCCAGG GATCTAATTACGGACCGTTTCCCACTCCCTAGATTCATTATTTGCGATGCGGGTGGCTCTCAGGCGAGATTCCTGCTCTCCAAACTTAATCCATCAACAACTCATACGACAGGAGCATATGGTGGTGTCGGGGCAACCTCTGCCCAAACCATTTTCACTGATGATGTGTCTCTGCAGACATTTATGGACCATTTGATGAA
- a CDS encoding uncharacterized protein (TransMembrane:1 (o282-303i)): protein MATSTGAASYTNTKSPTIRRILREAAELSNTPSPDYTAEPLESDLFEWHFTLRGPPNSAYSQGVYHGRIILPPAYPLRPPSFRFSTPNGRFEANREICLSISGHHEETWQPAWGIRTALVALRSFMETDVLGQLGGMETTEAVRRRLAQESVSFKCAVCAKSNADIIAECEDRCKETAALCQEIAVPAELNMNWRDELEATKNDHSSSTRRSENPSEPVRDGELPVAEPSEAELAEGFVQTTPNITDDLSTHPPTPMLAIRNRQAPFPTSPTGTGAEGVPLWIDRVIVALVILLVAIVLKVLLGI from the exons ATGGCGACGTCAACGGGAGCTGCATCGTACACTAACACTAAATCCCCCACTATTCGGCGCATAC TCCGCGAGGCTGCAGAGCTCTCAAATACGCCGTCTCCTGATTATACCGCGGAGCCATTAGAGTCGGACCTCTTCGAATGGCATTTTACTCTTCGAGGGCCCCCAAACTCCGCATACAGCCAAGGTGTCTACCATGGTCGAATAATTTTGCCTCCCGCGTATCCTCTCCGGCCTCCAAGTTTTCGATTTTCTACCCCAAATGGCCGATTTGAGGCCAACCGTGAGATCTGTCTCAGCATAAGTGGCCATCATGAAGAAACGTGGCAGCCGGCCTGGGGCATTCGAACCGCTCTTGTCGC GCTCCGCAGCTTCATGGAGACAGATGTGCTAGGACAACTAGGTGGCATGGAAACTACCGAGGCGGTTCGCCGCCGGCTTGCCCAGGAGTCAGTCTCTTTCAAGTGCGCAGTATGTGCCAAGTCCAATGCGGATATCATCGCTGAATGCGAAGATCGTTGTAAAGAAACCGCTGCTTTGTGTCAAGAGATAGCAGTTCCTGCCGAGTTAAATATGAATTGGAGAGATGAGCTCGAGGCAACTAAAAATGACCACTCATCGTCAACTCGTCGATCAGAAAACCCTTCTGAGCCTGTTCGGGATGGTGAGCTGCCTGTAGCTGAGCCGTCCGAAGCTGAGCTGGCAGAAGGATTTGTTCAGACAACACCCAACATCACAGATGATCTCTCAACACACCCACCAACTCCGATGCTGGCTATCAGAAATCGGCAAGCCCCTTTCCCTACTAGCCCCACGGGGACAGGGGCAGAAGGAGTGCCGCTATGGATAGATAGGGTGATCGTAGCTTTAGTTATCTTGCTGGTTGCCATTGTTTTGAAGGTTTTACTCGGTATATAA
- a CDS encoding uncharacterized protein (SECRETED:SignalP(1-20)): MTLELEGLIARLLLVISCAGEQGLSISQFIDAAKLALSPPDTTLSLQRDVTLQDSIFVLSDYGVGTIWRWLVQRTDISIGPQRKYNQLMFEEVLALEDLRKDRYNNRHGQPSGHQNARENHSSSLEPSAQDDIRIYVSQETMWEAITGHAVDYKRVPRSEWLLLLGIASTKAQGILQGDLGRLVDQDKRSVPKRTDALVKKGYITKRTTLVRGTKTSKMWLKLFAPPLPKDRSATAEPEAEMNLSRQVLAVNLDAVPWHTRWTGESVDYTALATTIMAICKEWDVLRMQDLKSKLGVLGMRWQMKVVSKVCRFLNARDAIRYVAARLNNKVFNDCVRFNRDLTPKDWSIFLATGKRAGKLSKTTEVYNQDGQDGAGSLLGQFASSKCLGVAPPWSADQPLAVIIAKSIMACGEAGLTNPDVYGLTLGVSFTRFLSSLTTCISTPNIQPIQLQYLQVRSEHSRAGKVASYRYSMSSALPAMPDTMSDTMSANSERERQTRQTNIPVSYGFLQAAYPIGSSKLANLTQSNLSQRRQRGRPRKMRSEHPADADTDRNNIRLTPDVTDEVLNPPKEDSQPCTGDSMIIKLRLPQETLKGLMNSSSILDAPTEEISLRHSKPSSTEVMECRPVDGELDITAPKITTSQPSDSTIPIESAQLAGRKRGRGRGRTSGRPGNLQEVETSNNDTAKGKRWKCDKCDKTWKNDIGLKYHLERSQTSCNPSYSPSNLDGLHREMKSTLRFARTTESTEKVVKVPAKLTRGSRYDEPIKTTNEKERAKRGREENEHDAAKISQFKISPIRTNDEESRYSHVAVSATTPSHTGEIYAINRSSSDQSISQHRKMLNISSLPQQQAIIMPVDISQSNQVLDLKNRKYDVNQLENLSNTLAWPSSGFLPSVSELDLQDNSSERLKPASKVTDLVKSTEKTEMELVTNAKIYESASINLESEGFKKKTSRNEITDHISSLLMEMLIERKGVLPGGHSLWRALATVWNTRYPEKPIPKTKDYQWALSRMLKDKAVLEHWHGFQDHSGLFSKCQILTLPHLDAFSPETLAVVESIKLRHPQPFIPAQFQLPSSDTGPGARKENRRGRRVLAGEVAQLDAPVYAAQASAKKRHGMMSDTNSPSKRRKPLQTSIKSQAPTSTPTPVDEKYRVRWASNNLLSNRNNFPKLNITRLNHGAKVQFLTPNRFLEDDWCVDDYGVPQSITRPFPFIDMEATQQPTFAAKPAIIEPVQCIAGKNGTWPYLDLQFFEEKAINSNFTVRGWMPDIEWFHWADWAQSLEKRISANDIGRQYDAETAHDTFTNSLWDCLSVELAQTEQFVNTLPLAAGPHNIFINLSAGFENGTSSMTLKWQSHENLTPQSIGKAMYDLRSLSSSDDSDSELDLDAFDPNHRKHLLGATDMNQSKIKRVSLITRPLTSIFRRETYALDEVRGMGAADSPLTSQEELLAAFIVVRVLLGGADKAIDWGILLHIFPNTRLASLRKFWAMACKEQRPHIKKFTRDVQERLIEAFESHELPMIDFEAPVHYDWRTLIKWATRISRQKNYQIPPTRELLSHRFSLINATSIEEDWGERFFHAQSSIFSRFEAVTSEPGALRVDGIFDQGNDASNVQSLGIARSWIKSLCCTSEAKYSVRKIKEKFLTLSGDGAERSSLLLKEAIVQLTIQRVICRSKKTPLGGRPYRLSEWYLSTLSRVAQRSKYQDAAAFKTQMDDKFRTGGVFEIPYTLNDGSMMALTNLNAAGKIKLVPLDIPNIPFGFEPGNYESRKYPKSYYHFRLQAKPTNLYQYNEDIAVLHAVAWEDLPSTTLKGEIPQWIDFFGKNDRRRWSDILGAFCFTYATKGPMAAKDVCNSLSPILDEFEAKLIVEWGIRTNVLEEVMDGSSVTVGEWWWLAVPWQYNRSRE; this comes from the exons ATGACACTGGAACTCGAAGGGCTAATTGCGCGTTTATTACTGGTTATCTCATGCGCTGGTGAACAGG GTCTTTCAATTTCGCAATTCATCGATGCTGCAAAGTTGGCACTCTCTCCGCCCGACACCACGCTGTCTCTCCAAAGAGACGTAACGCTTCAAGACTCAATATTCGTTTTATCGGACTATGGAGTCGGCACAATCTGGAGATGGCTGGTCCAACGGACAGACATCTCAATTGGTCCTCAGAGGAAATATAACCAACTAATGTTTGAAGAGGTACTGGCACTGGAAGATCTCCGCAAGGATAGATATAACAACCGACATGGGCAACCCTCTGGCCATCAAAATGCGCGCGAGAATCATTCGTCTTCCCTAGAACCCAGTGCTCAAGACGATATTCGGATATACGTCTCTCAGGAAACGATGTGGGAGGCCATTACTGGACATGCAGTAGATTATAAGCGTGTGCCTCGTTCCGAatggcttctgcttcttggaaTCGCTTCAACAAAAGCACAGGGGATACTTCAAGGTGACCTTGGTCGTCTAGTTGATCAGGATAAACGCTCCGTGCCAAAACGAACAGATGCGCTGGTCAAGAAAGGATACATTACAAAACGAACAACGCTTGTTCGGGGAACAAAAACCAGTAAAATGTGGTTGAAGCTATTCGCTCCTCCACTCCCAAAAGACAGGAGCGCGACTGCGGAGCCAGAGGCGGAAATGAACCTATCCCGCCAAGTCCTTGCCGTCAACCTTGACGCCGTTCCTTGGCACACAAGATGGACCGGAGAATCTGTTGACTATACAGCTTTAGCAACCACCATAATGGCAATTTGTAAGGAATGGGATGTTTTACGCATGCAGGATTTGAAATCAAAATTGGGTGTTCTTGGCATGCGATGGCAAATGAAAGTTGTTTCCAAAGTCTGCAGATTCCTGAATGCGCGAGACGCAATTCGGTATGTGGCGGCAAGGCTGAACAACAAAGTCTTCAACGATTGTGTACGGTTTAATCGGGATCTCACACCCAAGGACTGGTCCATATTTTTGGCAACTGGGAAGCGAGCTGGCAAGCTTTCCAAGACCACTGAAGTATATAATcaagatggccaagatggTGCCGGTTCTCTTTTGGGCCAGTTTGCCTCCTCGAAATGCTTAGGCGTCGCTCCACCATGGTCGGCGGATCAGCCGCTCGCAGTTATTATTGCAAAGAGCATAATGGCTTGCGGAGAGGCAGGACTGACGAATCCGGATGTATACGGGCTTACTTTAGGTGTATCCTTTACACGTTTCTTATCCTCCTTGACCACGTGCATTTCCACGCCTAACATCCAACCTATTCAGTTACAGTATCTGCAAGTAAGAAGCGAGCACTCCAGAGCCGGAAAAGTTGCATCATATAGGTACTCCATGTCATCTGCCCTACCGGCTATGCCCGACACTATGTCGGACACTATGTCGGCCAATAGTGAGCGCGAGCGACAGACCAGACAAACCAACATTCCCGTATCCTATGGTTTCCTGCAGGCGGCATACCCCATCGGAAGTTCAAAGCTGGCCAACTTAACTCAATCTAACTTATCCCAAAGAAGACAGAGAGGCAGACCTCGAAAGATGAGATCAGAGCACCCGGCTGATGCAGATACTGATCGCAACAATATCCGACTGACGCCTGATGTTACCGATGAGGTTCTTAATCCCCCAAAGGAAGACAGCCAGCCCTGTACAGGAGATTCAATGATCATCAAGCTGAGACTACCTCAAGAAACGCTTAAGGGGCTAATGAATTCATCTTCTATACTGGATGCGCCTACTGAAGAAATCTCCCTCCGGCACTCCAAACCATCATCAACAGAAGTCATGGAATGCAGGCCAGTAGATGGTGAGTTAGACATAACAGCACCGAAAATAACTACATCACAACCTTCTGATTCGACTATACCTATAGAATCCGCTCAGCTTGCGGGACGGAAACGAGGCCGAGGACGTGGCCGAACTTCTGGCCGCCCTGGTAATTTGCAAGAAGTTGAGACTTCCAACAATGACACAGCCAAAGGTAAAAGATGGAAGTGCGACAAGTGTGATAAAACCTGGAAAAATGACATTGGCCTCAAGTATCATCTCGAGCGGTCCCAAACTTCTTGTAATCCATCATATAGCCCCTCTAATCTTGATGGACTTCACCGGGAGATGAAATCTACTCTTCGATTTGCTAGAACAACCGAATCTACTGAGAAAGTTGTTAAAGTGCCTGCAAAATTAACGCGCGGCTCACGGTATGATGAACCAATCAAGACGACCAACGAAAAAGAGAGGgcgaaaagaggaagagaagaaaatgaacaCGACGCCGCAAAGATCTCACAGTTCAAGATCTCCCCAATAAGAACCAATGATGAGGAGAGTAGATATTCACACGTTGCGGTATCAGCGACTACCCCGAGCCACACCGGTGAGATTTACGCAATAAATCGATCTTCTAGTGACCAATCAATCTCGCAGCATAGAAAAATGCTGAATATATCTTCTCTACCCCAGCAACAGGCTATTATTATGCCAGTCGATATAAGTCAATCAAACCAAGTGCTTGATCTAAAAAATCGCAAATATGATGTCAATCAGCTAGAAAATCTCTCTAACACTCTCGCATGGCCCAGCTCAGGTTTTTTGCCGTCTGTCAGCGAACTAGATCTTCAAGACAACTCTAGTGAACGTTTGAAGCCAGCTTCTAAGGTTACTGATTTAGTAAAATCTACGGAGAAGACAGAGATGGAATTGGTAACAAATGCAAAAATTTACGAATCCGCATCGATCAACCTGGAGAGTGAGGGgttcaaaaagaaaacttcTAGAAATGAGATAACTGATCAtatctcttctctgctgATGGAGATGCTTATCGAGCGGAAAGGTGTCCTCCCCGGAGGGCACTCCCTTTGGCGCGCTCTCGCTACCGTATGGAATACCAGATACCCAGAGAAGCCGATACCGAAGACAAAAGATTATCAATGGGCCCTGAGCCGTATGCTCAAAGATAAAGCAGTCTTGGAGCATTGGCATGGATTCCAAGACCACAGCGGCCTGTTCTCTAAATGTCAAATCTTAACACTACCACACCTTGATGCATTCTCCCCTGAGACCTTGGCTGTTGTCGAGAGCATTAAATTGCGACATCCACAGCCTTTCATACCTGCGCAATTTCAACTACCAAGTAGCGATACTGGACCAGGAGCCAGGAAGGAGAATCGCCGAGGACGCCGTGTGCTTGCTGGCGAAGTTGCTCAACTGGATGCTCCGGTATATGCGGCTCAGGCTTCAGCTAAAAAGCGTCACGGAATGATGAGCGACACGAATAGTCCAAGTAAGCGAAGAAAACCCTTACAAACTAGTATAAAAAGCCAAGCTCCTACGTCTACACCAACACCGGTAGACGAGAAGTATCGAGTAAGATGGGCGTCGAACAACCTGTTATCCAACAGGAATAATTTCCCAAAATTGAACATCACTCGCTTAAACCATGGAGCCAAGGTTCAATTTCTAACTCCAAATCGATTTTTGGAAGATGATTGGTGTGTGGACGATTACGGGGTACCGCAAAGCATAACTCGGCCTTTTCCATTTATTGATATGGAAGCTACTCAGCAGCCCACTTTCGCAGCGAAGCCTGCTATTATCGAGCCAGTTCAGTGTATTGCGGGCAAAAATGGAACCTGGCCATATCTTGACCTGCAGTTCTTTGAAGAAAAGGCTATTAACTCGAATTTCACAGTGCGTGGATGGATGCCTGATATAGAGTGGTTTCATTGGGCCGATTGGGCCCAGAGTCTTGAGAAACGAATTTCTGCAAATGATATTGGAAGACAATACGATGCTGAAACTGCCCATGATACATTTACGAACAGTTTATGGGATTGTCTCAGTGTGGAACTAGCTCAAACAGAACAGTTCGTAAACACTTTGCCGCTGGCCGCTGGCCCCCATAACATATTCATCAATCTTTCAGCTGGATTTGAAAATGGAACATCATCAATGACTTTAAAGTGGCAATCTCATGAGAATTTAACCCCTCAATCAATTGGCAAAGCTATGTACGACTTAAGGTCGTTATCCTCAAGCGATGACAGCGACTCTGAGCTCGACTTAGATGCATTTGATCCAAACCATCGAAAGCATCTCTTGGGCGCTACTGATATGAACCAGTCGAAGATTAAGCGAGTATCTTTGATAACTCGCCCGCTCACCTCAATATTCCGAAGAGAGACATATGCGCTAGATGAGGTCAGAGGAATGGGCGCTGCGGATAGCCCGCTGACCAGCCAGGAAGAACTCTTAGCCGCTTTTATTGTCGTCCGTGTCCTATTAGGAGGTGCAGATAAAGCAATTGACTGGGGTATATTACTTCACATCTTCCCAAACACCCGCCTTGCCAGTTTGCGCAAATTCTGGGCGATGGCATGCAAAGAGCAGAGACCGCACATTAAAAAATTTACGCGAGATGTCCAGGAGCGATTGATTGAAGCCTTTGAGAGCCATGAGCTCCCTATGATTGACTTTGAAGCCCCAGTTCATTATGACTGGCGGACACTTATTAAGTGGGCAACAAGAATATCTCGCCAGAAGAACTATCAAATCCCCCCCACACGAGAGCTTCTTTCTCATCGGTTCTCGTTAATAAATGCCACGTCAATCGAAGAAGATTGGGGGGAGAGATTTTTCCACGCTCAATCTTCGATCTTCTCACGATTCGAGGCGGTCACATCAGAACCCGGTGCACTTCGTGTTGATGGCATCTTCGATCAAGGCAATGATGCCAGCAATGTTCAGAGTTTGGGTATTGCAAGATCTTGGATCAAATCGCTCTGCTGTACTAGCGAAGCGAAATACTCAGTGCGAAAAATCAAAGAAAAATTTCTCACGTTATCTGGAGACGGGGCAGAACGAAGCTCACTGCTTCTTAAGGAAGCTATTGTTCAACTCACGATTCAAAGGGTTATTTGCAGGAGCAAAAAGACACCACTTGGAGGGAGACCATACAGGTTAAGTGAGTGGTATTTGTCAACGCTTAGCAGAGTGGCACAACGCTCAAAATaccaagatgctgctgctttcaaaACGCAGATGGATGACAAATTTCGCACAGGAGGAGTTTTCGAGATACCGTACACCCTCAACGATGGCTCCATGATGGCACTGACAAATTTGAATGCTGCGGGGAAAATCAAACTTGTACCCCTAGATATACCAAATATTCCCTTCGGATTTGAGCCAGGCAATTATGAAAGCCGAAAGTATCCTAAATCTTACTATCATTTTCGACTCCAGGCAAAACCCACAAATTTGTACCAGTACAACGAGGATATCGCTGTGTTACACGCTGTAGCGTGGGAGGATTTGCCTAGCACCACGTTGAAAGGAGAAATTCCACAGTGGATCGATTTTTTTGGGAAGAACGATAGAAGGCGGTGGTCTGATATTCTCGGGGCCTTTTGTTTTACTTACGCTACGAAAGGCCCCATGGCGGCTAAGGACGTATGCAACTCTCTAAGTCCCATATTAGATGAATTTGAAGCAAAACTTATCGTAGAATGGGGGATAAGGACCAATGTTTTGGAAGAGGTTATGGATGGATCCTCTGTAACTGTAGGAGAGTGGTGGTGGCTAGCTGTACCATGGCAGTATAATCGGTCACGAGAATAG